A DNA window from Pseudodesulfovibrio thermohalotolerans contains the following coding sequences:
- a CDS encoding flagellar hook protein FlgE, with protein sequence MSFGSMYVGATGVVAHSEGMQVLANNLANVDTIGYKRSDILFGDLISQQVASGGALYESGSVRTSQLGKGVGVSSIRGDFTSGALSGTTSATDLAISGEGFFGVNDPSGTIRGASHYTRAGDFRFDNEAYLVNAQGYRLQGFAYDRETGEWSGSVSDIQLPYEDVTVDGQTARVVQSSPLATSSVEVVTRLDHSALSQISDENNPFFAMLGAYAANGTDSDSPFGDAQPQYSTAVDVFDENGVNHEMTIYFDPVSTAGLSNAVPGYTYWEYLVALPGESDGSTANGTSAAGLAGMGVLTFNDRGALINQSAFTLDLANASGAGGTSLGAWVPAEFSEDGLAQFNYTFASNGGAGTIAYDFGVNSDTASWAGGSVASAADIGTNANLLPEMDSMNRDARVTTSYDLPSSTLFSLQDGYSWGYLNYVSVNEEGVLSGHFSNGQTEEMYQVAVYKFNSPWGLKRDGGTNFVATEASGEAILGTAGDRGRGLINQNTLEESNVDMAREFSNMIVTQRGYQANTKVITTSDSILNTLISIKR encoded by the coding sequence ATGAGTTTCGGAAGTATGTACGTGGGCGCCACCGGCGTGGTGGCCCATAGCGAAGGAATGCAGGTCCTGGCCAACAACCTGGCCAACGTCGACACCATCGGCTACAAACGCTCGGACATTCTGTTCGGCGATCTTATCAGCCAGCAGGTGGCTTCGGGCGGTGCATTGTACGAATCCGGTTCGGTCCGCACCAGCCAGTTGGGCAAGGGCGTGGGCGTGTCGTCCATCCGGGGCGATTTCACCAGCGGAGCCCTGTCCGGGACCACCTCCGCCACTGACCTGGCCATCTCGGGCGAGGGCTTCTTCGGCGTCAACGATCCCTCAGGAACCATTCGTGGGGCGTCCCACTATACGCGGGCCGGGGATTTCCGTTTCGACAACGAGGCCTATCTGGTCAACGCCCAGGGGTACCGGCTGCAAGGGTTCGCCTATGACCGCGAGACCGGCGAGTGGTCGGGCAGCGTGTCCGACATCCAATTGCCTTACGAAGACGTGACCGTGGACGGCCAGACCGCCCGCGTGGTTCAGTCCTCGCCGCTCGCCACCTCTTCGGTGGAGGTCGTCACCCGGCTGGATCATTCGGCCCTGAGCCAAATCTCCGATGAAAACAATCCGTTTTTCGCCATGCTCGGGGCGTACGCCGCCAACGGGACCGATTCGGATTCCCCGTTCGGCGACGCGCAGCCGCAGTATTCCACGGCCGTGGACGTGTTCGACGAGAACGGCGTCAACCACGAAATGACTATCTATTTCGATCCGGTGTCCACGGCGGGACTCTCCAACGCCGTGCCCGGCTACACCTATTGGGAATACCTCGTCGCCCTGCCCGGCGAGTCGGACGGCTCGACGGCCAACGGCACCTCTGCGGCCGGATTGGCCGGGATGGGGGTGTTGACCTTCAACGACAGGGGCGCACTCATCAACCAGTCGGCTTTTACTTTGGACCTCGCGAACGCGTCCGGAGCCGGCGGCACGAGCCTGGGAGCCTGGGTTCCCGCCGAGTTCAGCGAGGACGGCCTGGCGCAGTTCAATTACACCTTCGCCAGCAACGGCGGGGCCGGGACCATTGCCTATGATTTCGGGGTCAACTCCGATACGGCGTCCTGGGCGGGCGGGTCCGTGGCCTCGGCCGCTGACATCGGGACGAACGCGAACCTGCTCCCAGAGATGGACTCCATGAACCGGGACGCCCGCGTGACCACCAGTTACGACCTGCCGTCATCCACCTTGTTCAGCCTTCAGGACGGTTACTCCTGGGGATATCTCAACTACGTCAGCGTGAACGAGGAGGGCGTGCTCAGCGGCCACTTTTCCAACGGCCAGACCGAGGAGATGTATCAGGTGGCCGTCTACAAGTTCAACAGCCCGTGGGGGCTCAAGCGGGACGGCGGCACCAATTTCGTGGCCACCGAGGCATCGGGCGAGGCCATCCTCGGCACGGCCGGGGACCGGGGGCGTGGGCTCATCAATCAGAACACCCTCGAAGAGAGCAACGTGGACATGGCCCGGGAGTTCTCCAACATGATCGTCACCCAGCGGGGATATCAGGCCAACACCAAGGTCATCACCACCTCGGATTCGATCCTGAACACCCTCATTTCCATCAAGCGCTGA
- a CDS encoding tetratricopeptide repeat protein — MTETSDARSREAVMALVREVEQEAPGGAESLYMAAMLADAPLPYDFALSVEGTMHNPALVNPAAAFFAATAIMTPLIDRGLVFADPDAQVFTLPPDVREILRAGMDRQQAAEWAGRAVYALNLSLPDAEPQSLPVVEWLLPHVLACRDLAADLGVNTAAANRVLHQAGFTLYYGQRHKEAAGLLEAAMAVDVALKGGHHPDIAADLEGLATVYQAGGNLARAEATFSACLDLQREILTENNPSMVPVLHGLAMVRQARGDLAGAESALNECLAVLRASGEERHPAAASCLHNLALLMDALDRPEEGLRLALESLGMTVDLYGEHHPEAAAGHNLAGLLFERLGKGPEAEAHFRKSLSIRSRTFGEDHPETAQALCNLALFLDGRGAGEEAFDCFERGFAAYEAALGPDHPYMESALDNLVAFLERTASSDSPLRERAEARLRLIVEKAGR, encoded by the coding sequence GTGACGGAGACAAGCGACGCCCGCAGCCGGGAGGCCGTCATGGCCCTGGTCCGGGAGGTGGAACAGGAAGCCCCGGGCGGGGCGGAATCCCTCTACATGGCCGCCATGCTGGCCGATGCGCCCCTGCCCTACGATTTTGCCCTTTCCGTGGAGGGCACCATGCACAATCCGGCCCTGGTCAACCCCGCCGCCGCCTTTTTCGCGGCCACGGCCATCATGACTCCGCTCATCGATCGCGGATTGGTCTTCGCCGATCCGGACGCCCAGGTATTCACCCTGCCGCCGGATGTGCGTGAGATTCTGCGCGCGGGCATGGACCGGCAACAGGCCGCCGAGTGGGCCGGGCGGGCCGTCTACGCCCTGAACCTGTCCCTGCCCGACGCCGAGCCGCAAAGCCTGCCTGTCGTGGAATGGCTTCTGCCCCATGTGCTGGCCTGCCGGGACCTGGCGGCCGACCTCGGCGTGAACACGGCCGCCGCCAACCGGGTCCTGCATCAGGCCGGATTCACATTGTATTACGGTCAGCGCCACAAGGAAGCCGCCGGACTGCTGGAAGCGGCCATGGCCGTCGACGTGGCCCTCAAGGGCGGCCATCATCCGGACATCGCCGCCGACCTGGAAGGGCTGGCCACGGTCTATCAGGCCGGAGGGAATTTGGCCCGCGCCGAAGCGACCTTTTCCGCCTGTCTGGACCTGCAACGCGAGATACTCACCGAGAACAATCCGTCCATGGTCCCGGTGCTGCACGGTTTGGCCATGGTCCGACAGGCGCGCGGCGACCTGGCCGGGGCCGAGTCCGCCCTGAACGAGTGCCTGGCCGTCCTGCGCGCATCCGGGGAGGAACGCCACCCGGCCGCAGCCTCCTGCCTGCACAATCTGGCCCTGCTCATGGATGCGCTGGACCGCCCCGAGGAAGGGTTGCGCCTTGCCCTGGAGAGTCTGGGCATGACCGTGGACCTGTACGGCGAACACCATCCCGAAGCCGCCGCCGGGCACAATCTCGCCGGGCTGCTTTTCGAACGGCTGGGCAAGGGGCCCGAGGCAGAGGCGCATTTCCGCAAAAGTCTTTCCATTCGCAGCCGGACTTTTGGCGAGGACCACCCCGAGACCGCCCAGGCATTGTGCAATCTGGCCCTGTTCCTGGACGGGCGGGGCGCGGGCGAAGAGGCCTTCGACTGCTTCGAGCGCGGCTTCGCGGCCTATGAGGCTGCTTTGGGACCGGATCACCCCTACATGGAGTCCGCCCTGGACAATCTCGTCGCCTTTCTGGAACGGACCGCGTCGTCGGATTCGCCCCTGCGGGAGCGGGCCGAAGCGCGGCTCAGGCTGATCGTGGAAAAAGCGGGGCGTTGA
- a CDS encoding carbohydrate kinase family protein: MEPILAVGLGEILWDVLPHARLLGGAPANFAYQVNALGGAGVPVSRVGDDELGREALSLLVRRGVNIDAVSLDPEHPTGTVDASVDENGVAVYVFPDDVAWDFLTLDSAALALAANADAVCFGTLAQRADVSRRAIHRFLDASEKALKVFDINLRQNFYSSEIIADSLQAAHVLKINDDELGVLTRLFSLPKGEQPAMRTLMERYDLDLVVLTRGGAGSLIVAADAVSDLPGEPVEVVDTIGAGDAFTAALVLGYLKGMPLDDINRYAAKVAGHVCGQPGAMPDMPDELKVV, encoded by the coding sequence ATGGAGCCGATACTTGCCGTCGGGTTGGGGGAAATCCTCTGGGACGTGCTGCCCCATGCGCGTCTGCTCGGCGGCGCGCCCGCCAATTTCGCCTATCAGGTCAACGCGCTGGGCGGGGCCGGGGTGCCCGTGTCCCGCGTGGGCGACGACGAGCTTGGCCGAGAGGCTCTGTCCCTGTTGGTTCGCAGGGGAGTGAACATCGACGCCGTGTCGCTTGACCCGGAGCATCCCACCGGCACGGTGGACGCCAGCGTGGACGAGAACGGCGTGGCCGTTTACGTCTTCCCGGACGACGTGGCCTGGGATTTCCTGACCCTGGACTCCGCCGCACTGGCTCTGGCCGCCAATGCCGACGCTGTTTGTTTCGGCACATTGGCCCAGCGCGCCGACGTGTCGCGCCGGGCGATCCATCGCTTTCTGGACGCCTCGGAAAAGGCGCTCAAGGTCTTCGACATAAATCTGCGTCAGAATTTCTACTCCTCGGAGATCATCGCCGACTCCCTGCAAGCGGCTCATGTCCTCAAGATCAACGACGACGAACTCGGCGTGCTGACTCGGCTGTTCTCCCTGCCCAAGGGCGAGCAGCCCGCCATGCGGACGCTCATGGAGCGATACGACCTCGACCTCGTGGTGCTCACCAGGGGCGGGGCCGGAAGCCTGATCGTCGCGGCCGACGCCGTTTCCGACCTGCCCGGCGAGCCGGTGGAGGTCGTGGACACCATCGGCGCGGGCGATGCGTTTACCGCTGCTCTCGTGCTCGGTTATCTCAAGGGGATGCCTCTGGACGATATCAACAGGTATGCCGCCAAGGTGGCGGGCCATGTTTGCGGGCAACCGGGCGCCATGCCCGATATGCCCGACGAATTGAAGGTCGTTTAG
- the cbiD gene encoding cobalt-precorrin-5B (C(1))-methyltransferase CbiD: MEKPLRTGRTTGTCAAAAAMAGIRFLLTGERPGAVDAPLPPGGFLAVPIDRIDPEGDEVRVTVIKDGGDDPDVTHGHEIQAVVRLDRDGPTPPAVTVDGGQGVGRATLPGLPVNVGEAAINPDPRRQIEEAARLAATGLESGRILVTIEVPEGEAIAQKTMNPRLGIVGGISILGTHGIVKPYSHASWMATIEEGLSVARAQRLDLAVMTTGRRSERLYQETRPDTPETALIQAADFFEFSMRAAADHGFRRVAWSVFFGKLVKQAQGLPYTHARTYPVDFGLLAERCLEAGCDPASETTIRTANTARQVLDLLKDDPARPALVALLASRAKGAAEAFSDGRISVEYLVFDFDGERLF; the protein is encoded by the coding sequence ATGGAAAAACCGCTTCGAACCGGCCGGACCACCGGCACTTGCGCAGCGGCCGCGGCAATGGCCGGAATTCGTTTTCTGCTCACGGGCGAACGGCCCGGCGCCGTAGACGCCCCTCTGCCGCCGGGCGGCTTTCTGGCCGTGCCCATCGACCGCATCGATCCCGAGGGGGACGAGGTGCGTGTTACCGTCATCAAGGACGGCGGCGACGACCCGGACGTCACCCACGGCCACGAAATCCAGGCCGTCGTCCGGCTGGACCGCGACGGTCCGACGCCGCCCGCCGTGACGGTCGACGGCGGCCAGGGCGTGGGCCGCGCCACCCTGCCCGGCCTGCCCGTGAACGTAGGCGAGGCGGCCATCAACCCCGATCCGCGCCGACAGATCGAAGAGGCGGCCCGGCTGGCCGCGACCGGGCTTGAGTCCGGGCGCATTCTCGTCACGATCGAAGTCCCCGAGGGCGAGGCCATCGCGCAGAAGACCATGAATCCGAGGCTCGGCATCGTCGGCGGCATCTCCATCCTCGGCACCCACGGCATCGTCAAGCCGTACTCGCACGCTTCCTGGATGGCGACCATCGAGGAGGGGCTGAGCGTGGCCCGCGCCCAGAGGCTCGATCTGGCGGTCATGACCACGGGCCGCCGAAGCGAACGGCTTTACCAGGAAACCCGGCCAGACACGCCGGAAACGGCCCTGATCCAGGCCGCCGACTTCTTCGAATTCTCCATGCGCGCCGCCGCCGATCACGGGTTCCGCCGCGTCGCCTGGTCCGTGTTTTTCGGCAAGCTCGTCAAGCAGGCGCAGGGATTGCCGTACACCCACGCCCGGACGTATCCCGTGGACTTCGGGCTGCTGGCCGAACGCTGTCTCGAAGCGGGCTGCGACCCGGCCAGCGAAACGACCATTCGCACGGCCAACACCGCGCGGCAGGTCCTCGACCTTCTCAAGGACGACCCGGCCCGCCCGGCTCTCGTCGCCCTGCTCGCCTCGCGCGCCAAGGGGGCTGCCGAAGCGTTCTCCGACGGCCGCATTTCGGTCGAATACCTCGTGTTTGATTTTGACGGAGAGCGGTTGTTCTAG
- a CDS encoding SDR family oxidoreductase, which produces MTAAQVLVLGSTGYVGGRLVPLLLERGHRVRAAGRSVEKIHARSWGDKVEAVQADMHDLESLKKAAEGCDACFYLVHSMTKPGRDFAEQERDAAYNMVKAATHANLKRIIYLGGLGEDREDHPLSKHLRSRAEVGRILTLGPAEVTTLRAAQIIGSGSSSFELVRYLADRLPVMITPAWVRTRTQPIAIRNVLDYLAGCLENDATAGLTLDIGGPDILSYEELFHLYSEVAGIPRRRLLPLPFVSPRLSSFWVSLITPVPMPLSRALIEGLRNEVICRDERIRDLVPQELLSCRESIRRALEKTKQQTVETCLFDVGSACMPEWASADDPHYAGGTRFEMGYKARLQGDPKKVWEQVARIGGEHGWYFGDPLWRLRGFIDRLLAGPGMHRGRPHGDDTPHVGDALDFWRVIASDEGRRLLLLAEMRLPGEALLEFRMDSQWDNAVDLSMTAKFLPRGLTGILYWYAMYPFHVLLFKNIIENISDLAGTILYEPARRVR; this is translated from the coding sequence ATGACTGCCGCGCAGGTTCTCGTACTGGGTTCCACGGGCTACGTTGGCGGGCGGCTCGTGCCGCTGCTTCTGGAACGCGGACACCGGGTCCGGGCCGCAGGACGCAGCGTGGAGAAAATCCACGCGCGGTCCTGGGGCGACAAGGTGGAGGCCGTGCAGGCCGACATGCACGATCTCGAAAGCCTCAAAAAGGCCGCCGAGGGGTGCGACGCCTGTTTCTATCTGGTCCACTCTATGACCAAGCCGGGACGCGATTTCGCCGAGCAGGAACGTGACGCGGCCTACAACATGGTCAAAGCCGCCACCCACGCGAACCTCAAGCGGATCATCTATCTCGGCGGGCTGGGCGAAGACCGGGAGGACCACCCCCTCTCCAAGCATTTGCGTTCGCGGGCCGAAGTGGGCCGCATCCTCACCCTCGGCCCGGCCGAAGTGACCACCCTGCGGGCCGCCCAGATCATCGGGTCCGGCTCGTCTTCCTTCGAACTGGTCCGCTACCTGGCGGACCGCCTGCCGGTGATGATTACCCCGGCATGGGTGCGCACCCGGACACAGCCCATCGCCATCCGCAACGTGCTCGACTATCTCGCCGGATGTCTGGAAAACGACGCCACCGCCGGGCTGACCCTGGACATCGGCGGACCGGACATCCTTTCCTACGAGGAACTCTTCCACCTCTACTCCGAAGTGGCGGGCATCCCCCGGCGGCGGCTGCTGCCCCTGCCCTTCGTATCCCCGCGCCTCTCCTCCTTCTGGGTGTCCCTGATAACCCCGGTTCCCATGCCCCTGTCCCGCGCCCTCATCGAAGGGCTGCGCAACGAGGTGATCTGTCGGGATGAACGCATCCGCGACCTCGTGCCACAGGAGCTGCTCTCCTGCCGCGAGTCCATCCGCCGCGCCCTTGAAAAGACCAAACAGCAAACGGTGGAGACCTGCCTATTCGACGTGGGGTCCGCCTGTATGCCCGAATGGGCTTCGGCCGACGACCCGCACTACGCGGGCGGAACACGCTTCGAAATGGGCTACAAGGCCCGGTTGCAGGGCGACCCGAAAAAAGTCTGGGAGCAGGTGGCCCGCATCGGCGGGGAGCATGGCTGGTATTTCGGCGATCCCCTGTGGCGGCTTCGCGGCTTCATCGACCGCCTGCTCGCCGGACCGGGGATGCATCGCGGCCGTCCGCACGGCGACGACACCCCGCATGTGGGCGACGCCCTGGACTTCTGGCGCGTGATCGCCTCGGACGAGGGACGGCGGCTACTCCTGTTGGCCGAAATGCGTCTGCCGGGCGAGGCGTTGCTCGAATTCCGCATGGACTCCCAGTGGGACAATGCCGTGGACCTGTCCATGACCGCCAAATTCCTGCCGCGCGGCCTGACCGGCATCCTCTACTGGTACGCCATGTACCCCTTCCATGTGCTGCTGTTCAAAAACATCATCGAAAACATCTCCGACCTCGCGGGGACCATTCTCTACGAACCCGCCAGAAGAGTCCGTTAA
- a CDS encoding NAD(P)H-dependent glycerol-3-phosphate dehydrogenase — MKIAVLGAGAWGTTLADMLAKNGRNTTLWAREPEVVEDIRKHRENRVFLPGVTLSEALKVESDPETAFAGADYFLVVIPSQFIRPALSGFRDLLPSRPVIVNASKGIELDSLAPISRVVADALEGKRPRYAALSGPSFAAEVSRDMPTSVSLGCEDHDLGRELQEAFSTPYFRVYFTPDYRGVELGGAVKNVIAIAAGMADGLGFGHDARAALITRGLAELSRLGEAMGGQERTFMGLSGMGDLVLTCTGDLSRNRQVGLRLGQGAKLEDIVGEMKAVAEGVKTTKSLHHLAKKLDVELPITEQVYSILYEGKDPGQATRDLMSRDLKDE; from the coding sequence ATGAAAATAGCTGTTCTGGGCGCGGGCGCATGGGGCACAACTCTCGCCGACATGCTCGCCAAAAACGGAAGGAACACCACCCTGTGGGCACGCGAGCCCGAGGTGGTGGAGGATATCCGCAAGCACCGGGAAAACCGGGTTTTCCTGCCCGGCGTAACCCTGTCCGAGGCCCTGAAAGTCGAGTCCGACCCCGAAACCGCCTTCGCCGGAGCCGACTACTTCCTGGTGGTCATCCCCAGCCAGTTCATCCGCCCGGCTCTTTCCGGGTTCCGCGACCTGCTGCCGAGCCGTCCTGTGATCGTCAACGCGTCCAAGGGCATCGAGCTGGATTCCCTGGCTCCCATCTCCCGCGTGGTTGCCGACGCGCTGGAGGGCAAACGGCCGCGTTACGCCGCCCTGTCCGGCCCCTCCTTCGCCGCCGAGGTCTCCCGCGACATGCCCACCTCCGTATCCCTGGGCTGCGAGGACCACGACCTGGGCCGAGAGCTGCAGGAAGCCTTCTCCACCCCCTATTTCCGCGTCTACTTCACTCCGGACTACCGGGGCGTCGAGCTGGGCGGCGCAGTCAAGAACGTCATCGCCATCGCCGCGGGCATGGCCGACGGCCTGGGCTTCGGCCACGACGCCAGAGCCGCGCTGATTACCCGGGGCCTGGCAGAGTTGAGCCGTCTGGGCGAAGCCATGGGCGGCCAGGAGCGCACCTTCATGGGCCTGTCCGGCATGGGCGACCTGGTCCTGACCTGCACCGGCGACCTGTCGCGCAACCGTCAGGTCGGCCTGCGGCTCGGCCAGGGGGCCAAGCTGGAAGATATCGTCGGCGAGATGAAGGCCGTGGCCGAAGGCGTCAAGACCACAAAATCCCTGCACCATCTGGCCAAAAAACTCGATGTGGAGTTGCCTATCACCGAACAGGTATATAGTATATTGTATGAAGGCAAAGACCCTGGCCAGGCAACCCGCGACCTGATGAGCCGGGACCTCAAGGACGAATAA